In one Rattus rattus isolate New Zealand chromosome 16, Rrattus_CSIRO_v1, whole genome shotgun sequence genomic region, the following are encoded:
- the Tmem248 gene encoding transmembrane protein 248, protein MFSINPLENLKLYISSRPPLVVFMISVSAMAIAFLTLGYFFKIKEIKSPEMAEDWNTFLLRFNDLDLCVSENETLKHLSNDTTTPESTMTIGQTRSSTQPPQSLEESGPINISVAITLTLDPLKPFGGYSRNVTHLYSTILGHQIGLSGREAHEEINITFTLPAAWNADDCALHGHCEQVVFTACMTLTAAPGVFPVTVQPPHCVPDTYSNATLWYKIFTTARDANTKYAQDYNPFWCYKGAIGKVYHALNPKLTVIVPDDDRSLINLHLMHTSYFLFVMVITMFCYAVIKGRPSKLRQSNPEFCPEKVALADA, encoded by the exons ATGTTCAGCATTAACCCCTTGGAGAACCTGAAGCTGTACATCAGCAGCCGGCCACCGTTGGTGGTTTTTATGATCAGTGTCAGCGCCATGGCCATCGCCTTCCTCACCCTGGGCTACTTCTTCAAGATCAAGGAGATTAAGTCCCCAGAAATGGCTGAG GATTGGAATACTTTCCTGCTCCGGTTTAATGATTTGGACTTGTGTGTATCAGAAAATGAgacactgaagcatctctccaacGATACCACCACACCTGAGAGCACCATGACCATCGGGCAAACCAGATCGTCCACCCAGCCGCCCCAGTCCCTGGAGGAGTCAGGCCCCATCAATATTTCAGTGGCCATTACCTTGACCTTGGACCCTCTCAAGCCCTTTGGAGGGTACTCTCGAAATGTCACACACCTGTACTCCACCATCCTTGGCCATCAGATTGGATTGTCAG GCAGGGAAGCCCATGAGGAGATCAACATCACCTTcaccctgcctgctgcctggaaTGCCGATGACTGTGCTCTCCATGGCCACTGTGAGCAGGTGGTGTTCACAGCATGCATGACCCTCACAGCTGCCCCTGGAGTCTTCCCTGTCACCGT TCAGCCACCTCACTGTGTCCCCGACACATACAGCAACGCCACACTCTGGTACAAGATCTTCACAACTGCCAGAGATGCCAACACGAAGTATGCCCAAGACTACAATCCCTTCTGGTGTTACAAGGGCGCCATTGGGAAAGTCTACCACGCTTTAAATCCCAAGCTCACCGTCATCGTCCCAGAT GACGACCGCTCCTTAATAAACCTGCATCTCATGCACACCAGTTACTTCCTTTTCGTGATGGTGATAACGATGTTCTGCTATGCAGTTATCAAAGGCAGACCCAGCAAACTGCGGCAGAGCAATCCTGAATTTTGCCCTGAGAAG GTGGCTTTGGCTGATGCCTAA